The sequence GCGGAGCCCAGTCTGGATGATGGCATGGGTAGCTCGTAGTTATATCCTTTAGGGATGAGAGATTCTATTGCGTGAGAATTATGTATCAAGGGCAAGCCGATTAACTAGATGGGGGCCTTTTTTACCTTGACATCGTTTGAGGTGCTTGCTATAGTTCGCAGATAGGCTTGTCGACATAAAAGCCTGAGCAAATCCTGAGGTGGGGCGGCGTAAATATGAAGCTTTTTGGTTCTTCAGGAATACGAGATGTAGTTAACAGGGAGTTCCTCGAGCTGTTGTTTGAGGTTGGACTATCTGTGGGTAGTTCCTATCGCCAAGTTGTGGTAGGCGGTGACACCAGGACATCAACCAGTGCCTTGAAGCATGTTTTCATCTCTGCCATGCTCTCTGCGGGCTCCAGATGCTACGATGCTGGAACCATCCCCACGCCCACGTTGGCCTATGCTGCCAGCAAGTTTGAGGCTGGCGCTATGCTCACCGCTTCGCACAACCCGCCGCAGTATAACGGCATCAAGTTATTTAACCCCGATGGCTCCGCCTTTGATTCCGCCCAAAGAGAGCGCATAGAGGATATGATAGGGAACCGGGCTCTGGAGCTGGCATCGTGGGAGGCGATGGAGCCCTCAAGAATCTACACGCAAGCAATTGAGGAACATGTCGAACGCATCCTGAGGGACTTTGGCAGCGGGTTGAGGCTGAGGGTAGTATTGGACTGCGGCTGTGGTGCTGCCTCTCAGGTCACCCCGCATCTATTGAGGAGGATGGGGTGTGAGGTGCTGGCACTCAACTGCGATCCCAGTGGCCATTTCCCCAGGGGCATTGAGCCAATCCCGGAGAACCTGGGCATGCTGGTGCAGATTGTAAAAGGTACCTGTGCCGATTTGGGGATTGCCCACGATGGAGACGGCGATAGGATGATAGCGGTGGATGATGCTGGTAGATTTGTCTCTGGAGATAAGCTGCTGGTCCTTTTCGCCCGGGAGCTCGGGGCGGGGCAGGTAGTGACTACGGTTGACGCTTCCATGGCTATAGAGGAGTCGGGCTTTAAGGTCATAAGGACCAGGGTGGGGGATGCCTTTGTCTCCGAGGAGCTTAAGCGGGGTGGGGATTTTGCCGGGGAGCCCTCGGGAATCTGGATATTTCCCTCTATCTCCTATTGCCCTGATGGCATCTATGCCGCTGCTCAGCTTGTCCACATAGCCTGCGAGAAAAGGCTCTCAAAGCTGCTCGATGATCTAGCCTCGTACCCGGTTCTTCGGGGCAGTGTCGGGGGGGAGGGGGTTATAATGGAGAGGGTGGAACGGAGATTGATGGAAATGGAGCCGGTTTCGGTTGACACCATAGATGGTCTTAGACTTAACTTTGAAGATGGGTGGCTGCTGATAAGGCCCTCCGGCACCGAGCCCAAGATCAGGCTAACTGTTGAGGCTAGGACTCAGTCCAGGTCAAAGCAACTATATGATCTGGGCATCCAGGCCATAAAGGAGTGTAAAAAGGGGTAGAGCATGAAGGCGGTTATATTAGCCGCCGGGGAAGGTAAAAGGATGCACCCCCTTACCTATACCCGGCCCAAGGTTATGCTCCCTTTAACCAATAAGCCTATCTTGGAGCACCTCCTGCTTGAGGCCAGGGAGGCGGGCATCAGGGAGTTCATATTCGTTGTGGGCTACCACGGTGACACTGTGCGCCAATATTTTGGCAATGGCGATGGTTGGCAGGTAACTATAGAGTATGTTATGCAGAGGAAGCAGTTAGGTACCACCCACGCGCTGAGGATGGTCGAGAGATCTGTGGATGGGAAATTCCTGCTGATAAACGGTGACGTAATTGTGGGGGAAAAGGACATCCGCAGGATGGT is a genomic window of Dehalococcoidia bacterium containing:
- the glmM gene encoding phosphoglucosamine mutase, which translates into the protein MKLFGSSGIRDVVNREFLELLFEVGLSVGSSYRQVVVGGDTRTSTSALKHVFISAMLSAGSRCYDAGTIPTPTLAYAASKFEAGAMLTASHNPPQYNGIKLFNPDGSAFDSAQRERIEDMIGNRALELASWEAMEPSRIYTQAIEEHVERILRDFGSGLRLRVVLDCGCGAASQVTPHLLRRMGCEVLALNCDPSGHFPRGIEPIPENLGMLVQIVKGTCADLGIAHDGDGDRMIAVDDAGRFVSGDKLLVLFARELGAGQVVTTVDASMAIEESGFKVIRTRVGDAFVSEELKRGGDFAGEPSGIWIFPSISYCPDGIYAAAQLVHIACEKRLSKLLDDLASYPVLRGSVGGEGVIMERVERRLMEMEPVSVDTIDGLRLNFEDGWLLIRPSGTEPKIRLTVEARTQSRSKQLYDLGIQAIKECKKG